From Camelina sativa cultivar DH55 chromosome 7, Cs, whole genome shotgun sequence, one genomic window encodes:
- the LOC104701369 gene encoding DNA polymerase alpha subunit B-like — translation MATDEEIKNEFKRSGFTLVEEDEILKQCVTLCINYSLNPSDLVSSWELYHLNRQLLDQTVNKDEMDGFVLHLQNEQKESIMREEESGLHLYSNRDVDMLLDKVPEDTEEIVTTPTNKSQRLHPDPFDSISRSRDYGYSTGKSVGHVTPFGRRIEKFVVKFNIGNVAAHAENGTNNDVEDGEDDIIKRVQTSQRCSLKVNGSGPEPGCRFMYDRTEDRFNSLENRIVRHADAFAASGLYEEQVDPAVASQRSIFAVGMICCDAEGHLNDKSILLQSSAERTSGQRVPVDLNKLDQFSIFPGQIVGIEGQNPSGHYLTASKLVDSVLTADADLPPAKRQNLDQEVVTSAEESHELSGVSFIIASGPFTTSDNLLFEPLNELLAYARRKSPQLLVLLGPFVDSEHPEIKNGTVDATFNEIFQVEVLRKLQDYTEFMGSEVRVVLVPSIRDANHDFIFPQPPFDIHIPDLEHQMTSLSNPGTFEANQVKVGCCTVDVLKHLSGEEMSKNPIGVPTDRMSRLASHLLRQRSFYPLYPPPESLPYDSSLAPKALEISSIPDILLLPSDMRYFVKVLSLGEGEDAVKCVCVNPGRLAKGEGAGTFVELTYKGSPELMHASIISI, via the exons ATGGCTACGGATGAGGAGATTAAAAACGAATTCAAAAGAAGCGGATTTACTCTTGTGGAAGAAGACGAGATTCTTAAACAAT GTGTCACTCTCTGTATAAACTACAGTCTTAACCCTTCTGATCTCGTTTCAAGTTGGGAACTTTATCATCTCAATCG ACAGCTTCTTGATCAAACTGTTAACAAGGATGAGATGGATGGGTTTGTATTGCATCTTCAGAATGAACAGAAAGAATCCATTATGAGAGAGGAAGAATCTGGTCTGCATCTTTACTCAAATAGAGATGTAGATAT GCTTTTGGACAAGGTGCCTGAAGATACTGAAGAGATTGTAACTACCCCTACAAACAAGTCTCAACGGTTACATCCGGATCCATTTGATTCGATAAGTAGATCAAGAGATTACGGTTACTCTACTGGGAAGTCAGTTGGACATGTGACACCTTTTGGGCGACGAATCGAAAAGTTTGTGGTGAAGTTCAACATAGGTAATGTGGCGGCTCATGCAGAGAATGGAACCAACAATGATGTAGAAGACGGCGAGGATGATATCATTAAGAGAGTTCAAACCAGCCAGCGGTGTTCTCTAAAAGTCAATGGCTCAGGCCCTGAACCAGGTTGCAGGTTCATGTATGACAGAACTGAGGACAGGTTTAATTCACTTGAGAACCGGATCGTAAGGCATGCTGATGCATTTGCTGCCTCAGGCTTATATGAGGAACAGGTGGATCCTGCTGTTGCTTCACAG AGAAGCATATTTGCGGTGGGAATGATTTGCTGTGATGCAGAAGGGCATTTGAATGACAAGTCCATTCTATTGCAGAGCAG TGCCGAGCGTACTTCAGGACAGCGTGTTCCAGTGGACTTAAACAAACTAGATCAGTTCTCCATTTTCCCTGGCCAG ATAGTTGGCATTGAGGGACAAAATCCTAGTGGACATTATCTCACGGCATCCAAGCTAGTAGATTCAGTTCTTACTGCTGATGCGGATCTACCTCCTGCTAAGAGGCAAAACTTGGATCAGGAGGTCGTAACGTCTGCAGAAGAATCTCATGAATTATCAGGGGTTTCATTT ATAATTGCATCTGGACCATTCACCACATCAGACAACTTGCTGTTTGAGCCGCTGAATGAGCTACTAGCCTATGCAAGAAGAAAGTCACCACAGTTACTCGTGCTG CTTGGACCATTTGTGGATTCTGAGCATCCAGAGATTAAGAATGGAACTGTTGATGCCACATTTAATGAGATATTTCAAGTGGAAGTCCTCAGGAAG TTGCAAGATTATACGGAGTTCATGGGTTCAGAAGTAAGAGTGGTTCTGGTGCCATCCATCCGTGATGCTAACCATGATTTCATATTCCCACAG CCTCCTTTCGACATTCACATACCTGATCTCGAACATCAG ATGACCAGTCTATCAAATCCGGGAACCTTTGAGGCAAACCAG GTAAAGGTAGGTTGTTGCACGGTGGATGTACTAAAACACCTGAGTGGTGAAGAGATGTCAAAAAATCCAATTGGAGTCCCCACTGACCGCATGTCCAGACTTGCTAGCCATCTCCTCCGTCAGCGAAG CTTTTATCCTCTGTATCCACCTCCCGAGAGCCTCCCTTATGATTCCTCACTCGCTCCTAAGGCGCTAGAGATTTCATCAATCCCGGATATTCTCCTGCTTCCATCAGACATGAGGTACTTCGTGAAG GTTTTATCTCTTGGGGAAGGGGAAGATGCAGtcaagtgtgtgtgtgtaaacCCGGGGAGACTTGCGAAAGGAGAAGGGGCAGGTACTTTTGTTGAGCTTACCTACAAGGGCTCTCCGGAATTAATGCACGCTTCCATCATCTCTATTTAA
- the LOC104701370 gene encoding LOW QUALITY PROTEIN: lysine histidine transporter-like 2 (The sequence of the model RefSeq protein was modified relative to this genomic sequence to represent the inferred CDS: substituted 1 base at 1 genomic stop codon) → MGENQCSPRKDASTKQKNVDDWLPITSSRNAKWWYSAFHNVTAMVGAGVLSLPYAMSNLGWGPGVTIMIMSWLITFYTLWQMVXMHEMVPGKRFDRYHELGQHAFGEKLGLWIVVPQQLIVEVGVDIVYMVTGGKSLKKIHDLLCTDCKNIRTTYWIMIFASVHFVLAHLPNFNSMSVVSLAAAVMSLSYSTIAWATSVKKGVQPNVHYSFRASTTSGNVFNFLNALGDVAFAYAGHNVVLEIQATIPSTPEKPSKIAMWKGVVVAYIVVAICYFPVAFVCYYIFGNTVDDNVLMTLQKPVWLIAIANAFVVVHVVGSYQIYAMPVFDMLETFLVKKMMFSPSFKLRFISRTLYVAFTMFVAICIPFFGGLLGFFGGFAFAPTTYYLPCIMWLILKKPKKYGLSWSINWFCIVVGVILTIVAPIGGLRTIIVSAKDYEFFS, encoded by the exons ATGGGGGAAAATCAGTGTTCTCCAAGAAAGGATGCGTCCACAAAGCAGAAGAATGTAGACGATTGGTTACCGATAACATCCTCAAGAAATGCCAAATGGTGGTACTCTGCGTTTCACAATGTCACTGCCATGGTCGGCGCTGGTGTACTTAGCTTGCCTTACGCCATGTCGAACCTCGGATG GGGACCTGGAGTGACAATAATGATAATGTCATGGCTGATAACATTCTACACACTATGGCAAATGGTGTAAATGCATGAGATGGTTCCAGGGAAGAGGTTTGACAGGTACCACGAATTGGGTCAACACGCGTTTGGGGAGAAGCTTGGACTCTGGATCGTGGTGCCACAACAGCTAATCGTTGAAGTAGGTGTGGATATTGTGTACATGGTTACAGGAGGGAAGTCACTGAAAAAAATCCATGACCTTCTTTGCACCGATTGCAAAAATATAAGAACTACATATTGGATCATGATCTTCGCTTCCGTACACTTTGTTTTAGCTCATCTCCCTAATTTTAACTCCATGTCTGTCGTCTCCCTTGCTGCTGCCGTTATGTCTTTGAG CTACTCAACAATCGCTTGGGCAACCTCGGTGAAGAAAGGAGTTCAACCAAATGTACACTACTCGTTTAGAGCCTCAACGACCTCGGGAAATGTATTCAACTTCTTGAATGCGTTAGGAGATGTGGCATTTGCTTACGCTGGTCACAACGTTGTGTTGGAGATTCAAGCTACTATTCCTTCAACTCCTGAAAAACCATCGAAGATTGCAATGTGGAAAGGAGTAGTAGTTGCCTACATTGTCGTCGCCATCTGCTACTTTCCCGTTGCATTCGTTTGCTactatatttttggaaacacTGTCGATGACAATGTTCTCATGACCTTGCAAAAACCAGTCTGGCTTATCGCCATTGCTAACGCATTCGTGGTTGTCCATGTCGTTGGAAGCTATCAAATATACGCGATGCCTGTCTTTGACATGCTCGAAACCTTTTTGGtaaagaagatgatgttctcTCCTTCTTTCAAACTTCGCTTCATCAGTCGTACTCTATATGTTG CTTTCACGATGTTCGTTGCCATATGCATCCCATTTTTTGGTGGATTACTCGGCTTTTTTGGAGGATTCGCCTTTGCCCCAACAACGTACTAT CTACCATGCATCATGTGGCTCATTCTCAAGAAACCAAAGAAGTATGGATTGTCTTGGTCTATCAATTGG ttttgtATAGTAGTTGGTGTTATATTGACGATCGTAGCTCCCATTGGTGGCCTCAGAACCATTATTGTATCAGCCAAAGACTACGAATTCTTCTCTTGA
- the LOC104701372 gene encoding uncharacterized protein LOC104701372, whose translation MASSRWIRPEVYPLFATVGVAVGICGMQLVRNISTNPEVRVTKENRTAGILENHAEGERYAEHGLRKFVRNKAPQIMPSINGFFSDPKY comes from the exons ATGGCTTCTTCAAGATGGATCAGGCCCGAG GTGTATCCACTGTTTGCTACAGTGGGAGTTGCTGTTGGAATTTGCGGGATGCAGCTTGTTAGGAACATCTCCACCAACCCTGAAGtcag GGTGACAAAGGAGAATAGGACGGCTGGTATACTTGAGAACCACGCAGAAGGAGAGAGGTACGCGGAGCACGGTCTGAGGAAGTTTGTGCGCAACAAAGCTCCTCAGATCATGCCATCTATCAATGGCTTCTTCTCCGACCCCAAGTACTGA
- the LOC104704712 gene encoding putative F-box protein At1g70390, producing MEVLFHSVYQEEEPLLSSGQQQLCIPRQPLIGSRVSQPVRGLICLQLNTKFVICNPGTKMFRNLPEIQANESMGPEVYRLRNIRFARWDPVEKLRDGSNASVIINHILKDYLKEGAIKLPKQINFTRRGWDVVNYNGKIAVSIMVDEDTGLLRIWARNEIGVWLKEDIVVSRWKETTENRRWFRFKGTIGTKELVFAPDSFVDEAPSVLYYNTETQKLRRFKIEQMFNGPPLIGSDYVSTFLDHVDSTWLM from the exons ATGGAGGTGTTGTTTCACTCTGTTTATCAAGAGGAGGAACCATTGTTGTCCTCTGGTCAACAACAGTTGTGTATCCCTCGTCAGCCATTGATAGGCTCTAGAGTTTCTCAACCCGTCCGAGGTTTGATCTGTCTTCAGTTAAATACTAAGTTTGTGATTTGCAATCCGGGTACGAAAATGTTTCGGAATTTACCGGAGATCCAAGCGAATGAAAGTATG GGCCCGGAAGTATACCGTCTAAGAAATATCAGGTTTGCACGGTGGGATCCCGTGGAGAAACTTAGAGACGGATCAAATGCAAGCGTGATCATCAACCATATACTGAAGGACTATTTAAAGGAGGG TGCCATTAAATTACCTAAGCAAATTAACTTTACTCGTCGTGGTTGGGACGTGGTGAATTACAATGGGAAAATTGCCGTATCTATTATGGTTGACGAAGACACTGGACTTTTGAGAATATGGGCTCGAAATGAAATAGGAGTCTGGTTAAAAGAAGACATTGTGGTTTCTCGTTGGAAAGAAACTACTGAAAATAGGAGGTGGTTTCGTTTCAAAGGTACCATTGGAACAAAAGAACTTGTTTTCGCACCAGACAGTTTTGTTGATGAAGCACCCTCTGTGCTGTATTACAATACAGAAACGCAAAAACTCAGAAGGTTTAAGATTGAACAGATGTTTAATGGTCCTCCACTGATAGGTTCTGATTATGTTAGCACATTCTTGGATCATGTTGATAGTACTTGGCTTATGTGA
- the LOC104701373 gene encoding uncharacterized protein LOC104701373 isoform X1: protein MMMRLVQVSSTESISSLSSSSAWNGGGVLYLKRCSGPSSVCGFCSVLKPNKVAFNNMILSAMRTCSIPGFHALCPKSSGGSVSWKKRFSSTASPLITQTTSPFVHPRSTVIVSSLRSPSDIPQKSEEWFALRKDKLTTSTFSTALGFWKGARRAELWHEKVYDSDSRVVEESARFAMNWGVQMEPAAIERYKRIMGCEVGSMGFAIHSNEQFHWLGASPDGVLDCFGILEVKCPYNKGKTETVLPWKKVPYYYMPQLQGQMEIMDREWVNLYCWTRNGSTVFRVMRDRSYWGIIHDVLREFWWDNVLPAREALLLGKDDEEVKKYEPTATHKRTGLVIAKSINLAAESKLVCREIADHVEFF, encoded by the exons atgatgatgaggctGGTTCAAGTATCGTCTACTGAATctatttcttctctttcctcttccTCGGCTTGGAATGGTGGTGGAGTTCTCTACTTGAAACGTTGTTCTGGACCTTCTTCTG TCTGCGGTTTCTGTAGTGTATTGAAGCCAAATAAAGTTGCTTTCAACAACATGATTCTTTCAGCTATGAGGACTTGCTCAATTCCTGGGTTCCACGCACTTTGTCCCAAGTCAAGCGGTGGTTCTGTTTCTTGGAAAAAGAGGTTTTCTTCCACTGCTTCACCACTCATCACTCAAACCACTTCACCTTTTGTTCATCCCCGTTCGACAGTGATTGTGTCAAGTCTTCGCTCCCCATCTGATATCCCTCAGAAATCAGAAGAATGGTTTGCTTTGCGGAAAGACAAGTTAACCACAAGTACATTCAGTACAGCGCTAGGTTTTTGGAAAGGGGCTCGGCGTGCCGAGCTCTGGCATGAAAAGGTATATGACTCAGATTCACGGGTCGTGGAGGAGTCTGCACGGTTTGCTATGAACTGGGGTGTACAAATGGAACCAGCTGCGATAGAGAGGTACAAACGAATAATGGGATGTGAGGTTGGTTCAATGGGATTTGCTATTCACTCCAACGAGCAGTTTCACTGGCTTGGCGCTTCCCCTGATGGGGTTCTTGATTGCTTTGGTATTCTAGAAGTGAAATGCCCATATAACAAAGGGAAAACGGAAACTGTGTTACCCTGGAAAAAAGTGCCTTACTATTACATGCCTCAGCTGCAGGGTCAAATGGAGATAATGGACCGGGAATGGGTCAACTTGTACTGCTGGACACGAAATGGAAGCACGGTCTTTCGTGTGATGAGAGATAGAAGCTATTGGGGAATCATACATGATGTACTAAGGGAGTTCTGGTGGGACAATGTCCTTCCTGCAAGGGAGGCTTTGTTGTTAGGAAAAGATGATGAGGAGGTGAAAAAGTATGAGCCAACAGCTACGCATAAGCGAACAGGGCTTGTCATAGCTAAAAGCATAAATTTGGCTGCGGAATCAAAACTAGTATGCAGAGAAATTGCTGATCACGTTGAGTTCTTTTAG
- the LOC104701373 gene encoding uncharacterized protein LOC104701373 isoform X2 codes for MILSAMRTCSIPGFHALCPKSSGGSVSWKKRFSSTASPLITQTTSPFVHPRSTVIVSSLRSPSDIPQKSEEWFALRKDKLTTSTFSTALGFWKGARRAELWHEKVYDSDSRVVEESARFAMNWGVQMEPAAIERYKRIMGCEVGSMGFAIHSNEQFHWLGASPDGVLDCFGILEVKCPYNKGKTETVLPWKKVPYYYMPQLQGQMEIMDREWVNLYCWTRNGSTVFRVMRDRSYWGIIHDVLREFWWDNVLPAREALLLGKDDEEVKKYEPTATHKRTGLVIAKSINLAAESKLVCREIADHVEFF; via the coding sequence ATGATTCTTTCAGCTATGAGGACTTGCTCAATTCCTGGGTTCCACGCACTTTGTCCCAAGTCAAGCGGTGGTTCTGTTTCTTGGAAAAAGAGGTTTTCTTCCACTGCTTCACCACTCATCACTCAAACCACTTCACCTTTTGTTCATCCCCGTTCGACAGTGATTGTGTCAAGTCTTCGCTCCCCATCTGATATCCCTCAGAAATCAGAAGAATGGTTTGCTTTGCGGAAAGACAAGTTAACCACAAGTACATTCAGTACAGCGCTAGGTTTTTGGAAAGGGGCTCGGCGTGCCGAGCTCTGGCATGAAAAGGTATATGACTCAGATTCACGGGTCGTGGAGGAGTCTGCACGGTTTGCTATGAACTGGGGTGTACAAATGGAACCAGCTGCGATAGAGAGGTACAAACGAATAATGGGATGTGAGGTTGGTTCAATGGGATTTGCTATTCACTCCAACGAGCAGTTTCACTGGCTTGGCGCTTCCCCTGATGGGGTTCTTGATTGCTTTGGTATTCTAGAAGTGAAATGCCCATATAACAAAGGGAAAACGGAAACTGTGTTACCCTGGAAAAAAGTGCCTTACTATTACATGCCTCAGCTGCAGGGTCAAATGGAGATAATGGACCGGGAATGGGTCAACTTGTACTGCTGGACACGAAATGGAAGCACGGTCTTTCGTGTGATGAGAGATAGAAGCTATTGGGGAATCATACATGATGTACTAAGGGAGTTCTGGTGGGACAATGTCCTTCCTGCAAGGGAGGCTTTGTTGTTAGGAAAAGATGATGAGGAGGTGAAAAAGTATGAGCCAACAGCTACGCATAAGCGAACAGGGCTTGTCATAGCTAAAAGCATAAATTTGGCTGCGGAATCAAAACTAGTATGCAGAGAAATTGCTGATCACGTTGAGTTCTTTTAG
- the LOC104701375 gene encoding uncharacterized protein LOC104701375: MDSGPSWADQWDYNNPDPLPSTMQEDESKKKNKKKKKEEDGSKSSLGKTLLGFKWMKELRKKPEK, encoded by the coding sequence atgGATTCGGGGCCTTCGTGGGCTGATCAATGGGATTATAACAACCCTGACCCTCTTCCGAGTACGATGCAAGAAGATGAgagcaaaaagaagaacaagaagaagaagaaggaagaggatgGAAGCAAAAGCAGTCTTGGGAAGACATTACTTGGGTTCAAATGGATGAAGGAGCTCCGCAAGAAACCTGAAAAGTGA
- the LOC104701374 gene encoding signal recognition particle subunit SRP72-like, with protein MAPKSKEKPKTSTSQPPPAIEDLFSSIQKHITGSNDHQSEFQQVVKVADQVLSIVPSDEDAIRCKVVALIKDDQIDVALSVINSFQKLPIDLGFEKAYCLYRQNKLDEALVCLKGREGDPEALLLEAQILYRLGKPDACLDLYQKVSKAELEELDVNNLEVNIVAGLISAGKASGVQKTLENLKTKPTSSYDLAYNTACSLIENNNYADAEQLLLTARRIGQETLTDDLSEEDIEIELAPISVQLAYVQQFLGKTEESISSYVDIIKRNLDDEPTLAVAVNNLVALKGSKDISDGLRKFDRLKDKDSQNFQLSQGLDAKLSQKNKEAIYANRVLLLLHANKMDQARELCAALPGMFPESVIPALLQAAVLVRENKAAKAEELLGQCAEKFPEKSKLVLLARAQIAASASHLHVAAESMSKIPDIQHLPATVATIVSLKERAGDSDGAAAVLDSAIKWWSNSMTESNKLSVLMPQAAAFKLRHGQEEEASRLYEEIVKNHSSTDALVGLVTTLARVNVDKAETYEKQLRPLSRLNDVDVDNLEKTSGAKPNEGAAASSSQEEVKKEKAKRKRKRKPKYPKGFDPANPGPPPDPXDPERWLPRRERSSYRPKRKDKRAAQIRGSQGAVTKDKQEAAPPTSKSNQAASSKANAAASSSSRASKKKSRR; from the exons ATGGCTCCGAAATCGAAAGAGAAACCCAAAACATCAACTTCTCAACCTCCTCCAGCAATCGAAGATCTCTTCTCTTCCATCCAGAAACATATCACTGGATCCAATGACCATCAATCTGAATTTCAACAAGTTGTCAAGGTCGCCGATCAAG TTTTGTCGATTGTACCTTCCGATGAGGATGCGATACGATGCAAAGTTGTGGCTCTAATCAAAGACGATCAGATCGATGTAGCTCTCTCCGTTATTAACTCGTTCCAGAAGCTTCCAATCGATCTAGGGTTTGAAAAG GCTTATTGTTTATACCGTCAAAACAAGTTAGATGAGGCTTTAGTGTGTTTAAAAGGTCGAGAGGGAGATCCAGAGGCTTTGTTATTGGAGGCACAAATTTTGTACCGTTTGGGGAAACCAGATGCTTGTTTGGATTTGTATCAGAAAGTGAGCAAGGCCGAGCTTGAGGAGTTAGACGTCAACAATTTAGAGGTCAATATCGTCGCGGGGTTGATTTCAGCTGGAAAAGCTTCTGGAGTGCAGAAAACATTGGAGAATTTGAAGACCAAACCAACTAGTTCTTATGATTTGGCTTATAATACTGCTTGCTCTTTGATTGAAAACAATAACTATGCTGATGCAGAACAGCTTTTGCTCACTGCCCGAAG AATTGGTCAGGAGACCCTCACTGATGATCTTTCTGAGGAGGATATTGAGATTGAGCTGGCCCCAATTTCTGTTCAACTAGCATATGTCCAACAG TTCCTAGGAAAAACCGAAGAATCGATCAGCTCTTATGTAGACATCATTAAACGTAATCTGGATGATGAACCTACACTTGCTGTTGCTGTGAACAACCTTGTTGCCTTGAAAGGTTCCAAAGATATTTCTGATGGCTTGAGGAAGTTTGATCGGCTGAAAGATAAAGACTCCCAAAATTTTCAGCTTTCTCAAGGACTTGATGCAAAGCTTTCACAGAAAAATAAGGAGGCTATATATGCCAATCGCGTCCTTCTACTCCTCCATGCAAATAAGATGGATCAG GCACGAGAGCTTTGTGCTGCACTGCCCGGTATGTTTCCTGAGAGTGTTATTCCTGCATTGCTTCAAGCTGCTGTTTTGGTGAGAGAAAACAAGGCTGCTAAAGCTGAAGAACTTCTGGGACAGTGTGCCGAAAAATTCCCGGAAAAGTCTAAGTTGGTTCTCTTGGCCAGGGCACAAATTGCTGCTTCTGCCAGTCATCTTCATGTAGCAGCAGAGTCCATGTCCAAAATACCTGATATTCAGCATTTGCCTGCAACTGTTGCCACCATTGTCTCCCTCAAAGAGCGTGCTGGGGACAGTGATGGTGCTGCTGCTGTTCTTGACTCAGCAATTAAATGGTGGTCGAATTCGATGACCGAGAGCAATAAGCTTAGCGTGTTGATGCCGCAGGCTGCTGCCTTCAAGCTCAGGCATGGTCAAGAAGAGGAGGCTTCACGGCTATACGAGGAGATTGTGAAAAACCATAGTAGCACAGATGCTCTGGTTGGTCTTGTGACTACACTTGCTCGTGTCAATGTCGACAAAGCAGAAACTTACGAGAAACAGCTTAGGCCCCTATCGCGTTTGAACGATGTTGATGTGGATAACCTTGAAAAGACCTCTGGTGCAAAACCCAATGAAGGTGCTGCTGCTTCATCGAGTCAGGAAGaagtgaagaaagagaaggcaaagaggaagaggaagagaaagccaAAGTATCCCAAAGGATTCGATCCGGCAAACCCAGGTCCTCCTCCGGACCCTGNCGACCCAGAAAGATGGCTTCCCAGAAGGGAAAGGTCAAGTTACAGACCCAAAAGGAAGGACAAGCGAGCAGCTCAAATCCGTGGCTCGCAGGGTGCGGTGACAAAGGATAAACAAGAAGCAGCTCCTCCAACTTCAAAGTCAAACCAAGCGGCCAGTTCTAAAGCGAATGCAgctgcatcttcttcttctagggcCTCAAAAAAGAAGTCTAGAAGATGA